A single genomic interval of Leptospira dzoumogneensis harbors:
- a CDS encoding DUF5329 domain-containing protein produces the protein MKKISSILLFSFFSFVFGAEPEEEIKTLVSSLDSCKGCVFIRNGSEHKLDEAKAHLLRKYDAAKSKISSTEDFIKGLASKSSITGTPYKIKFPDGKEIESEKWLTDKLNELRNPPPAAKPKKKK, from the coding sequence ATGAAAAAAATCTCATCCATTCTTCTATTCTCTTTTTTCAGTTTTGTTTTCGGAGCAGAGCCGGAGGAAGAGATCAAAACATTGGTTTCTTCCTTAGATTCTTGCAAGGGTTGTGTTTTTATAAGAAACGGTTCGGAACATAAGTTGGATGAGGCAAAGGCTCACTTACTTAGAAAATACGATGCAGCCAAAAGTAAGATAAGCAGCACTGAAGATTTTATCAAAGGGTTAGCAAGCAAGTCTTCAATCACAGGGACTCCGTATAAGATCAAATTCCCTGACGGAAAAGAAATAGAGTCCGAAAAATGGCTGACTGACAAATTGAATGAGCTGCGTAATCCTCCGCCGGCAGCTAAACCAAAAAAGAAAAAATAA